A region of Pleionea litopenaei DNA encodes the following proteins:
- a CDS encoding SDR family oxidoreductase — MRLKNKVALITGAARGIGRSIAINFAQQGCDLILLDVGQDIAGVSYSLGSENQLEHTAMLCRDLEVGVLSGLADVRDVEQIELIVTEGLARFGKIDVLVNNAGIATPSGKIVHDIEESDWQLMLDVDLNGVWRMTKSVGRIMSQQRSGSIINIASTAGLVGYRYFSAYVAAKHGVIGLTKASALDYAPLKIRVNAICPGSVRDDDVLEGKMLVEIAKAIKVNEQNHESLFVESHPLNELVECSDIANAAIWLASDDAVRVTGSVTTIDAGFTVK, encoded by the coding sequence ATGAGATTAAAAAATAAAGTCGCGTTAATTACTGGTGCAGCACGAGGTATTGGGCGTTCTATTGCTATTAATTTTGCACAGCAAGGTTGTGACCTAATACTGCTTGATGTCGGGCAAGATATTGCCGGTGTTTCTTATTCGCTTGGTAGTGAGAATCAATTAGAACACACGGCAATGCTCTGCCGTGATTTAGAGGTCGGAGTGCTTTCCGGATTAGCTGATGTTAGAGATGTAGAACAAATTGAGCTTATTGTAACGGAAGGGCTCGCTCGATTTGGGAAAATTGATGTTTTAGTTAATAACGCAGGTATTGCAACACCATCAGGTAAGATCGTTCACGATATTGAAGAGTCTGATTGGCAATTAATGCTAGATGTAGATTTAAATGGTGTTTGGCGTATGACAAAGTCAGTCGGGAGAATTATGAGTCAGCAACGAAGTGGTAGCATTATTAATATCGCTTCGACAGCAGGTTTGGTTGGATATAGGTATTTTTCTGCTTATGTTGCAGCTAAACACGGTGTCATTGGATTGACTAAAGCTTCTGCACTAGATTATGCGCCATTAAAAATTCGGGTAAATGCGATTTGTCCTGGTTCGGTGCGGGATGATGATGTGCTCGAAGGAAAAATGTTAGTTGAAATTGCCAAAGCAATTAAAGTCAATGAGCAAAATCACGAATCATTATTTGTCGAATCGCATCCTCTCAATGAGTTAGTCGAGTGCAGCGATATAGCTAATGCGGCTATATGGCTAGCTTCAGACGACGCTGTAAGAGTCACAGGCAGTGTTACCACAATAGATGCAGGTTTTACCGTTAAATAG